TCAGATCCCGATGCACCACGCCCGCGGTGTGCACCGCGACGAGCGCTTCGGCCAATCCGCGCGCGAGCACCCGCAGGGTGTCTTCGTTGAAGGTGCCGAACCGCTGGATCGCGTCGTCGAGCGGCAGCCCGGCCACGTAACCGGTGGCCAGCCACGGCGGATTCGCGTTCACGTCGGCGTCGAGCACCGGGGCGGTGAATCGCCCGCCGACGCGCTTCGCCGCGATCACTTCGCGCTCGAACCGCGCGCGGAATTCTCCGTTGCCGACCAGATCGGGCCGGATGACCTTGACCGCGACCGTGCGCCCACCGGCGTTGCGGCCGAGATACACCTTGCCCATACCGCCGGCGCCGAGGACACCGAGAATCCGGTAATCCCCGATCCGTCGCGGATCGTTCACGCCAAGCGGTTGCACAGGCGACAGGCTACCTACCTACGGCTGCCACGTGATGCGGCCGCCCTGGAAGTCCTGGGCTTTACCGTCTTCGTAGTCGTATTCGTCGCTGGTCGGATAACCGTAGCGGCCGCTCTCCCCACCGGCCCGGACCCAGTTGTCCCGGATCGAGCCCCACACGGCGTGCGCGCCCGAGCTGGACGACCAATAGATAGCCCCACCTGGGAAAAGGTTATAGCGCCCGCCCTTGGCGCCCGCGGCTTCGTCGGTGAGCGGGAATCCGAGCGGGCCGTTCTCCCAGCCCAGCTGACCCCACTTGTCGCGGATGAATCCGCCGATCTGGTGCGCGTCGGTGCCGACGGAGTAATAAATGGAACCGCCCTGGAATTGGACGAAGAGGCCGGAACCGGTCGGAGTCTGGGATTCACTGGTCACCGGGTAGCGCAGCGCCCCGCTTTCCCAGCCCAGCGCACTCCATTTATTGCGGATCGGACCCGACACGACGTGCGCGCCGGTCGGATCGGACCAGTAGATGGAGGCGTTGTTGGCAAAAGTCTGGAACTTGCCGCCGCCCGCCGCATCCGCTTCCGGCGCGGTGGGCTCGCCGAGCGCGCCCGTACCTCCGGCCCGGTCGAATTCCGTCTCGATCGCTCCGCCGACATCGAATGGCCCGACGGGGCGCGCACCGGCGGTTGCCGCGCACACGGTCAGGGCGATACCCGAGGCGACGATGGCGGTGGCCAAGGTGCCGGGCTTACGCGATTCAGCTGGGCGGTTTGTGCGACGGAACGGTCTCAAGAGAACTCCTGGACGGGTAGAACTCGGATAGCCAATGGATTGCTGTCTGCCGGACATCCTCCGGGGAGACGAGTCCGAGTGACACGGCGGGGGCCTGTGTTGTGAACTGGCGCACAGCGTCGTCGATATGCGCGGGCCATCTGCTAAATCGGTGTCGGTCGGCAGATTGTTAGCAAATCCAACGGCGGGTTCGGCACTCAGAGTTGCGACTGCACCTTCGCCGCAATCAATTCCAGGTGGTCCAAATCCCCCAGATCCAGAACCTGCAGATAGATGCGCGAACTGCCGATCTTGGCATAGCGCCCGATCTTGTCGACCACCTCGGCGGGCGACCCGGCCAGGCCATTGGTCTTCAGCTCATCGACTTCCCGGCCGATCGCCGCGGCCCGGCGTGCGACCTCGGCATCGCTGTCACCGACGCAGACCACCAGCGCGTTGGAATACACCAGCTCATCGGTGCGGCCATAGGCTTCGGCCGCCGCCCGCACCCGGTCGAAACTGCGAACACTGTCCTCGACCGAGTGGAACGGCACGTTGAACTCGCTCGCGTACTGCGCGGCGAGCCGCGGCGTGCGCTTGGGCCCGGTCCCGCCGATGATCACCGGCAGCGGATCCTGCACCGGCTTGGGCAGCGCGGGGGAGTCCTTCAGCTGATAGTGCGCGCCGTCGAAGTCGAACTTGTCCCCGAGTTTGGTCGCCCACAGCCCCGTGACGATCGCCAGCTGTTCCTCGAACCGAGCGAACTTGTCCTCCGGGAACGGGATTCCGTAAGCGGCATGCTCGCTGGCGAACCAGCCGCTGCCCAGTCCCAATTCGACCCGGCCACCGGACATCTGGTCGACCTGCGCGACCTGTATCGCCAACGGCCCGGGCAGCCGGAAGGTCGCGGCGGTGACCAGGGTGCCCAATCGGATCCGCTTGGTCTCCCGCGCCAGCCCGGCGAGGGTGATCCAGGCGTCGGTCGGCCCGGGCAACCCGTCGGCGTCGCCCATGGCCACGTAGTGGTCCGACCGGAAGAATGCGTCGAACCCCAAGTCCTCGGTAGCTTTCGCGACGGTCAGCAGCGTGTCGTAGTCCGCACCCTGCTGCGGCTCGGTGAAGATGCGCAGTTTCATGGCATCCATCGTGCCCGAGGAAATCGCCCAGCGTTCGCCCGGTCCCTTAGGCGGCCTGCAGGCGCGCGCTGACCTCGGCGAGCGCATCGTGGATGTGGGACTCCACGGTGTCCGGTGCCAAGCCCATGATCAGGCCGATCTCCGCGTAGGTGCTGCCCTCGTAGCCGCGCAACACCACGGCCTCGCGTTCGCGCTGCGGCAGCGTTTCCAAGGCCGCGATCAGCATGTGCCGCAACGTAATCGTGTCCTCGAAGGACAAGCCGGTCCGTTCGGCGAGGAGCGCGATGCGTTCGTCACCGGCCGGGTCGAGGCGGTCGGCGGTTTTGTGGCGCGGGGTGTCGCGGATCAGGTTCTCGGTGGTGCGCCACAGGTATTCGCGCATGTCTTCGGCCTCGGTGATATCCGGGCGGCGAGCGTAGACGCGCATGAACGCGGTGCGCACGATGTCTTCGGGGTCGGTGACTTCTGCGGTGGCCCAGCCGATCATCGGCGCACGAGTGGATTCGTAGGCGTCGATGAGGATTTCGTCGAAAGGGTCGGGTCCAGCGGCGCCGTTGCGGGCGATCCGGACCAGCGTGCTGCCGGAGCGCGCGGCATCCAGTAGCAGCAGGGGTTCCAGTGCGCATTCGCGCAACACCTCGGCGAGCAGCGCTTCGATGGCGGCTTCGGACAGCGCTCGTCCGTCATCCGGTTGCATGGAGCTACCCCCTGTGCACGATCCTTTCTAGCAATTTACGCACGGCCGAACCCGCGCCGCGCGACGAATTCGTGGTCAGGTGAACAGGTTCAGGGGTTGAGCCAGGACGGGGCCGGGCAGTCGCCGGAGACCACGGGGATACAGACGCCGGTCGCGTCGGAAAGCAGGAATCCGGTGCCCAGCACGAGGCAGCTGACGGCGATGGCGGCGAAGAACAGCACCCAGAGCAGACCGGGCAGATGGGTGAGGCGAGCGAGCTGGTCGGCGTCGGAGTCGACACCGCCGGGGTTGCGCCAGCGCTGCCGGCGACCGCGCTGTAACTCCAGGACCGGACGGGTGCCGGCGAGCAGCAGGAACCAGGCGCCGAGGTAGGCGAAGGCGGCCTGCACGGTGTCGGTGCCGAACCAGGAGACCGCGAAAATCAGGGCCCCCAAACCGAATACGGTAATCAGGCCGTAGATGTTGCGGACCTTGATGAGGACCGCCGCCAGCAGGACGATGGCGGTCCACAGCATCAGGGTGATGCGGTTGGCGCCGAGCAGGGCCGCGAAACCCAGCCCGAGCAGCGGGGGTGCGGGGTAGCCCGCCATCGCGGTGAGGATCATGCCGAGGCCGTACGGTTTGCCGCTGGAGACGGTGAGGCCCGAGGTATCGGAATGCAAGGTGATGCTGTTGAGGCGGCGGCCGGTGAGCAAGGCGAACAGCGCGTGGCCGCCCTCGTGCGCGATGGTCACCACATTGCGCGTCATCCGCCACACAGGGGAGTAGCCGACAAGTACCAGCGCGATCAGGCCGGTGATCACCACGAGCTGCCACGATGGCGGCAACTGGGTCGTCTGGAGCCGATCGGCGATAGACGCGCCCCGGTCGATGAATTCCGCACTATCCACCGCCGCACCCTATCGGCGCACCCGAACACCGTCCACTAGAGCGGGCGTTGTGCGCCTTCGGCCGCGGAGTCGCGGGCGGCTTCGAGGATGCGCAGCGCGGTGACTGCGTCGCGCGGGTCGACGGGGACGGGAGCGCCGTTCAGCAGGGCGTCCGCCATCGCGGTGTAGAACGCGGGGTAGTCGCCCGCCAGGGTGGGGTATGGCTGCAGGTCGGGGTCGGCGCCGACGAGGCCCCAGTCGCCGGATTCGACTGTGCCCCAAGGACCGTCGCCGGGGCGTTTGCCGTCGCGCAACGCCGCTTCCTGCGGGTCCAGGCCGTGGACGACGTAACCGGACTCCGAACCGAGCACCCGGAAGCGCGGGCCGAGCTGCGGTGTCACCGCGCTCATCCACAGATGGGAGCGGACGCCGGAGTCGTGGGTGAGGGCGAGGAACGCGTCGTCGTCGGTCTGGATGCCGTCGCGGCGGCGGTCCAGTTCGCAGTACACCTCGCGGACCGGGCCGAACAGGGTCAGCGCCTGGTCGAGCAGGTGCGGGCCCAGATCGAGGAGGATGCCCGCGCCGTCCGCGGCGTCACCCACCTCGCGCCAGCCGCCCTTGGGGACCGGACGCCAGCGCTCGAAGCGGGACTCGAACCGTCGCACGGTACCGAGCTTGCCGGTGTCGATCAGCTGCCGCACGGTCAGGAAATCGCCGTCCCAGCGCCGGTTCTGGAACACCGACAGCGGGACCCCGGTCTGATCCGCCTGTGCGACAAGGGCTTCGGCGTCGGTCGCCGTGACCGCGAACGGTTTATCCACCACCACAGGCACTCCCGCGGCCAGTGCGCGCCGCGCCAAGGGTGCGTGCGTACGGTTCGGCGTCGCGATCACCACCAGATCGATGCCGGAGAGGTCGGCGAAGAGCGCGTCGGCGTCCGGGAACACGCGCACGCCGGGATGCTCGCGCTCGGCTTGGGCGGCCCGTTCCGCCGACCCGGTGACCACCGCGGCCACCCGCATCCGCGGTTCGCTGGCGATCAGCGGTGCGTGGAACACCGATCCCGCGAGCCCGTACCCGATGATGGCGACCTCGAGGCTGCTCATTCTCCTGAAGATACAGCGGTGCGCAGCGACTCGATGGAGGGCTGCGGTCGGGCTACGGGTGGGCCGCTGCCGGGCGCGCATCTGTGTCACCCGGCGGTGATACCCGAGGACGACCCGCGATGGGCCCTTGGTATGACGACGGCAGTGTGTCCCCGCCCATAGCGTGGACGCATGAACCCGAAGTCCTGGCCCCGGCGGATCGCCCTGATCGCCCTGCGTACCGGGGTCGTCGTGCTGGTGCTCGGCGTGGTGGCCGCCGCCACGTTCGGTATCGGAGCGTGGCAGTGGGCGCGCACCGACGACGCGAAGGCAGCTATGACGACCACCGGCCGATACGACAGCTCCCTGGAATCGCTGCGCGAGCATCCACTGCCCGCCTGGTTCCAGGACGCCAAGTTCGGGATCATGCTGCACTGGGGCCCGTACTCGGTGCCGGGTTTCGCGCCGACCGGCCGCACCTTCACCGAAACCGTGGTGCAGGACTACGACCACGCCCTCACTCGCAGCCCGTACGCCGAGGACTACGCCAATCAGATCAAAGACCCGGATTCACCGGCCGCGGCCTACCACCGCGCCACCTACGGCGCTGCCACCTACGAAGACATCGCCCGGAAATTCGAAGCCGAGCTGGCCGGCTGGGATCCCGACGCGTGGGCCGAGAACTTCCGATCCTCCGGTGCCTCCTATGTTGTCCTCACCGCGAAATATGCTGACGGATACGCTCTTTGGCCTTCGGCTGTGCGTAACCCGCACGCCCCGGATTTCCACTCCGAACGAGACCTGGTCGGTGAGCTGGCTGCCGCTGTGCGCGCCCGCGGCATGAAGTTCGGCCTCTACTACTCCGGCGGAGTCGACTGGACCTTCCAGCCGCAAGTGGTGAAAACGTTGGGGGACTACATCTATCTGCCCTACGGTGCCGATTACGCCGATTACGCCGAGGCGCAGGTCCGCGAGCTGATCGACCGCTACCGGCCCGACATCCTGTGGAACGACATCGGCTGGCCCACCGGTCAGCAGCGTCTCAACGCGTTGTTCGCCGACTACTACAACACGGTCCCGGAGGGTGTGGTCAACGACCGCTGGCAGACCGCGTCCTACTGGAAGGCGCTGATGGGCCGGCAGCCGCTGCGCTGGGGCTTCGACCGGCTGATGAAGTGGGCGCTGTCCCAGCCCGGCGGTGCCGACCGGATCACCACTCCACCGACCGTGCCGCACAGTGACTTCCGGACTCCGGAGTACACCGGCTTCGACACCGTGCAGGAGAAGTTCTGGCAGCAGGATCGCGGGATCGGCGGCTCCTTCGGCTACAACCGACAGGAAACCGACGCTGATTACGCCGATCCCGAAGAGTTGCTCACCAGCCTGGCCGAGGCGAGCGCGAACAACGGTGCGCTGCTGTTGAATTCGGGTCCCAGCGGGGGAGCGGGCGTGATCGTGCCCGAGCAGCAGTCCCGGCTGGACGCGATCGGCGCCTGGCTGGCGATCAACCGGGAAGCCGTCGACGGCACCCGTCCGTGGACCACCACCACGGCGACGACCGC
This DNA window, taken from Nocardia sp. XZ_19_385, encodes the following:
- a CDS encoding alpha-L-fucosidase; protein product: MNPKSWPRRIALIALRTGVVVLVLGVVAAATFGIGAWQWARTDDAKAAMTTTGRYDSSLESLREHPLPAWFQDAKFGIMLHWGPYSVPGFAPTGRTFTETVVQDYDHALTRSPYAEDYANQIKDPDSPAAAYHRATYGAATYEDIARKFEAELAGWDPDAWAENFRSSGASYVVLTAKYADGYALWPSAVRNPHAPDFHSERDLVGELAAAVRARGMKFGLYYSGGVDWTFQPQVVKTLGDYIYLPYGADYADYAEAQVRELIDRYRPDILWNDIGWPTGQQRLNALFADYYNTVPEGVVNDRWQTASYWKALMGRQPLRWGFDRLMKWALSQPGGADRITTPPTVPHSDFRTPEYTGFDTVQEKFWQQDRGIGGSFGYNRQETDADYADPEELLTSLAEASANNGALLLNSGPSGGAGVIVPEQQSRLDAIGAWLAINREAVDGTRPWTTTTATTADGTRVVFTRKGSDTYAIVLGRPTGPITVKGVVLQGPAQLLGSEDAVTAQPQGGDTVLTAPFSGSFAPVVKITGS
- a CDS encoding LGFP repeat-containing protein, whose protein sequence is MRPFRRTNRPAESRKPGTLATAIVASGIALTVCAATAGARPVGPFDVGGAIETEFDRAGGTGALGEPTAPEADAAGGGKFQTFANNASIYWSDPTGAHVVSGPIRNKWSALGWESGALRYPVTSESQTPTGSGLFVQFQGGSIYYSVGTDAHQIGGFIRDKWGQLGWENGPLGFPLTDEAAGAKGGRYNLFPGGAIYWSSSSGAHAVWGSIRDNWVRAGGESGRYGYPTSDEYDYEDGKAQDFQGGRITWQP
- a CDS encoding LLM class F420-dependent oxidoreductase, which gives rise to MKLRIFTEPQQGADYDTLLTVAKATEDLGFDAFFRSDHYVAMGDADGLPGPTDAWITLAGLARETKRIRLGTLVTAATFRLPGPLAIQVAQVDQMSGGRVELGLGSGWFASEHAAYGIPFPEDKFARFEEQLAIVTGLWATKLGDKFDFDGAHYQLKDSPALPKPVQDPLPVIIGGTGPKRTPRLAAQYASEFNVPFHSVEDSVRSFDRVRAAAEAYGRTDELVYSNALVVCVGDSDAEVARRAAAIGREVDELKTNGLAGSPAEVVDKIGRYAKIGSSRIYLQVLDLGDLDHLELIAAKVQSQL
- a CDS encoding M50 family metallopeptidase, which encodes MDSAEFIDRGASIADRLQTTQLPPSWQLVVITGLIALVLVGYSPVWRMTRNVVTIAHEGGHALFALLTGRRLNSITLHSDTSGLTVSSGKPYGLGMILTAMAGYPAPPLLGLGFAALLGANRITLMLWTAIVLLAAVLIKVRNIYGLITVFGLGALIFAVSWFGTDTVQAAFAYLGAWFLLLAGTRPVLELQRGRRQRWRNPGGVDSDADQLARLTHLPGLLWVLFFAAIAVSCLVLGTGFLLSDATGVCIPVVSGDCPAPSWLNP
- a CDS encoding RNA polymerase sigma factor; translated protein: MQPDDGRALSEAAIEALLAEVLRECALEPLLLLDAARSGSTLVRIARNGAAGPDPFDEILIDAYESTRAPMIGWATAEVTDPEDIVRTAFMRVYARRPDITEAEDMREYLWRTTENLIRDTPRHKTADRLDPAGDERIALLAERTGLSFEDTITLRHMLIAALETLPQREREAVVLRGYEGSTYAEIGLIMGLAPDTVESHIHDALAEVSARLQAA
- a CDS encoding Gfo/Idh/MocA family oxidoreductase, encoding MSSLEVAIIGYGLAGSVFHAPLIASEPRMRVAAVVTGSAERAAQAEREHPGVRVFPDADALFADLSGIDLVVIATPNRTHAPLARRALAAGVPVVVDKPFAVTATDAEALVAQADQTGVPLSVFQNRRWDGDFLTVRQLIDTGKLGTVRRFESRFERWRPVPKGGWREVGDAADGAGILLDLGPHLLDQALTLFGPVREVYCELDRRRDGIQTDDDAFLALTHDSGVRSHLWMSAVTPQLGPRFRVLGSESGYVVHGLDPQEAALRDGKRPGDGPWGTVESGDWGLVGADPDLQPYPTLAGDYPAFYTAMADALLNGAPVPVDPRDAVTALRILEAARDSAAEGAQRPL